The following coding sequences are from one Phycisphaeraceae bacterium window:
- a CDS encoding Gfo/Idh/MocA family oxidoreductase, with translation MTARIAFLSTAHIHTDAFIKHLTSSDVDATIKAIWDDTPQRGQKYADQADATFIDNIDNLLADDQIDAFVICDANTRHTALLEKALPVGKPVFCEKPISTSLADAQRIARLIKQHKTPLCSGYFFPFFAENQAVQQAVHAGTFGRITHAFVRNSHHACYGRWFDSPDLQWFTQPELSGGGALMDMGAHAVHWLLRLCGPVVSVWADISNVTSIYPDVDDYGVIHMKLADNIIGRAEASWVQHSSNSGLELWGAEAALTFIDGQPHAVSNNQKPTPLPKAEALPDRIERLLAIVEQRLDPAEVKEDLAACLNEVAVMDAAYRSAESGTSESVARIEI, from the coding sequence ATGACTGCACGCATCGCCTTCTTGTCCACCGCGCACATCCACACCGACGCCTTCATCAAGCACCTCACATCATCCGATGTGGACGCGACCATCAAGGCGATCTGGGATGACACCCCGCAGCGCGGCCAAAAATATGCCGATCAGGCCGATGCCACGTTCATCGACAACATCGACAACCTGCTCGCCGATGATCAGATCGATGCCTTTGTCATCTGTGATGCCAACACACGCCACACGGCGTTGCTGGAGAAGGCTCTGCCGGTCGGCAAGCCTGTTTTCTGTGAGAAGCCCATCAGCACCTCGCTCGCCGATGCGCAGCGCATCGCCCGGCTCATCAAGCAGCACAAAACCCCGCTGTGCTCCGGCTACTTCTTCCCGTTTTTCGCTGAGAATCAGGCCGTCCAGCAAGCTGTTCATGCCGGGACCTTTGGCCGCATCACCCACGCTTTTGTGCGCAACAGCCACCACGCCTGCTATGGCCGCTGGTTCGACAGCCCCGACCTCCAGTGGTTCACGCAGCCAGAACTCTCTGGGGGTGGCGCCCTCATGGATATGGGGGCTCATGCTGTCCACTGGCTGCTGCGTCTCTGCGGCCCGGTCGTCAGCGTCTGGGCCGACATCAGCAACGTCACTTCGATCTACCCCGATGTCGATGACTATGGCGTGATCCACATGAAACTCGCTGACAACATCATCGGCCGCGCCGAAGCCTCGTGGGTCCAGCACTCGTCCAACTCCGGCCTCGAGCTCTGGGGCGCCGAAGCCGCCCTCACTTTTATCGATGGTCAACCACACGCCGTGTCCAACAACCAGAAGCCAACGCCTCTGCCCAAAGCCGAGGCGCTGCCGGATCGGATAGAGCGTCTCCTGGCCATCGTCGAGCAACGACTCGACCCCGCTGAAGTCAAAGAAGACCTTGCCGCCTGCCTCAACGAGGTCGCTGTCATGGATGCCGCGTACCGGTCAGCAGAATCGGGTACCAGCGAAAGCGTCGCACGAATCGAAATCTAG
- a CDS encoding arabinose isomerase: MSIVNESVRVGLFGIGLEAYWSQFEGLEQKLKGYLGVTASRLERPGVEVVNLGLIDTVEKAFEASHRFRREDVDLIVLHVTTYALSSTVLPVVRRAGVPVIVLNVQPERAIDYASFNKLGDRTKMTGTWLASCGACPVPEIANVFNRAGVSFHQVTGVLEASDACWTELGAWVEAARVKHVMEHNRLGVMGHYYNGMLDIYSDMTQQLAAFGGHVEIVEIDELAELRREVSDGEARERVDVFREVFEVQADCAEDELVRAAGTSVALDRLVDERKLGSMAYFYHSVPGHEHEDVISSIILGTSLLTGRGVPVAGEYEIKNAQAMKILDSFGVGGSFTEYYAMDFDDDVVLMGHDGPGHLRIAEGKTKVRPLEVYHGKVGRGLSVEMSVKHGDVTLLSAVQRKDGTLALLVAEGQSVPGPILEIGNTNSRYRFSIGAKAFVEAWNQQGPAHHCAIGVGRVADRIDKLGKLLGLEVVRVC, encoded by the coding sequence AATGAATCGGTCCGAGTCGGGTTGTTTGGCATCGGACTGGAAGCGTACTGGTCGCAGTTCGAGGGGCTGGAGCAGAAGCTCAAGGGCTATCTCGGTGTCACCGCGTCACGACTCGAGCGACCGGGCGTCGAGGTCGTGAACCTCGGGTTGATCGACACCGTGGAGAAGGCGTTTGAAGCCAGCCATCGTTTCCGCCGTGAAGATGTGGACCTGATCGTGCTTCATGTCACGACGTATGCGTTGTCGTCGACGGTCCTGCCGGTGGTGCGTCGCGCTGGCGTCCCGGTGATTGTCCTCAACGTCCAGCCGGAACGGGCGATCGACTACGCCAGCTTCAACAAGCTGGGCGATCGAACGAAAATGACCGGCACCTGGCTGGCGTCGTGCGGGGCGTGTCCGGTTCCCGAGATCGCCAACGTGTTCAACCGGGCAGGGGTGTCGTTTCATCAGGTCACGGGCGTGCTGGAAGCCTCGGATGCGTGCTGGACCGAGCTGGGGGCGTGGGTCGAGGCGGCCAGGGTCAAGCACGTCATGGAGCACAACCGGCTGGGCGTCATGGGGCATTACTACAACGGGATGCTCGACATCTACTCGGACATGACCCAGCAGCTCGCAGCCTTCGGCGGGCACGTCGAGATCGTCGAGATCGACGAGCTGGCAGAGCTTCGACGTGAGGTCAGCGACGGGGAAGCACGCGAGCGGGTCGATGTGTTTCGAGAGGTGTTCGAGGTGCAGGCGGATTGCGCCGAGGATGAGTTGGTCCGAGCCGCCGGCACGAGTGTGGCGCTCGATCGGCTGGTAGACGAGCGGAAGCTGGGGTCGATGGCGTACTTCTATCACTCGGTGCCCGGGCACGAGCACGAGGACGTGATCTCGTCGATCATCCTGGGCACATCGCTGCTGACAGGTCGAGGCGTTCCCGTGGCTGGTGAATACGAGATCAAGAACGCGCAGGCGATGAAGATTCTTGACAGCTTCGGTGTGGGCGGTTCCTTCACCGAGTACTACGCGATGGACTTCGATGATGATGTCGTACTCATGGGTCACGATGGGCCGGGGCATCTGCGGATCGCTGAGGGCAAGACAAAGGTGCGCCCGCTGGAGGTCTATCACGGCAAGGTGGGTCGCGGTCTGTCAGTCGAGATGAGCGTGAAGCACGGCGACGTCACCCTGCTGTCGGCCGTGCAGCGAAAAGACGGGACGCTGGCGTTGCTGGTCGCGGAGGGGCAGTCGGTGCCAGGCCCGATCCTGGAGATCGGGAATACCAACAGCCGGTATCGCTTTAGCATCGGCGCGAAGGCCTTTGTCGAAGCGTGGAACCAGCAGGGGCCGGCGCACCACTGCGCCATTGGCGTAGGTCGCGTGGCCGATCGGATCGACAAGCTCGGTAAGTTGTTGGGGCTTGAGGTGGTCCGGGTGTGCTAG
- a CDS encoding glycosyltransferase: MAKSEKYAGSILMISVHGYVAGTPQLGTPDTGGQVVFVLELAKRFRRLGYKVDLLTRRFERQPAVDRISDGLRVVRIPFGGPKFIRKEDMHDHIADFVTNTLAWVRENKLQYEVVNSHYWDAGWSGQRIAEELEVPHVHTPHSLGSWKRKGMKDAGQKVDDGYRFDERIDKEFLVYRNCDHVIATTDQQVDILEADYAVPNEHMTMIPPGIDEARFMPAQPARLAAIRKRLGFNEHDVYAVGRVATNKGYDLLIRSLPYLRQVLPKARVVIAAGANSERDRKKVNQLKEIAKGEGVARHIKWRGYVPDGELADHYRAASVFAMCSRYEPFGMTAIEAMACGTPTVVTVHGGLHEVINYGTHALYADPKQPYMYAAALASPMLYPQLGQRLSIEGARFARRQFGWTGIAKRTLTIFNRLLGRYDRTEASTTEE; the protein is encoded by the coding sequence ATGGCCAAGTCTGAAAAGTATGCCGGTTCCATTCTGATGATCTCGGTTCATGGCTACGTCGCGGGCACCCCACAACTCGGCACGCCCGACACGGGCGGGCAGGTCGTGTTTGTCCTCGAACTCGCCAAGCGCTTCCGCCGTCTCGGCTACAAAGTTGACCTCCTCACCCGCCGGTTTGAGCGCCAGCCTGCCGTTGACCGGATCTCGGACGGTCTGCGCGTCGTTCGGATTCCCTTTGGCGGGCCGAAGTTCATCCGCAAAGAGGACATGCACGATCACATCGCCGACTTCGTCACCAACACGCTGGCCTGGGTCCGTGAGAACAAGCTCCAGTACGAGGTCGTCAACAGCCACTACTGGGATGCTGGCTGGTCCGGTCAGCGGATCGCTGAGGAACTCGAGGTCCCCCACGTCCACACGCCACACTCGCTCGGCTCCTGGAAACGTAAGGGCATGAAGGACGCCGGACAGAAAGTTGATGACGGCTATCGCTTCGACGAGCGCATCGACAAGGAGTTTCTCGTCTATCGCAACTGTGACCATGTCATTGCGACGACCGACCAGCAGGTCGACATCCTGGAAGCCGATTACGCCGTCCCCAACGAGCACATGACCATGATTCCTCCGGGCATCGATGAGGCTCGCTTTATGCCCGCCCAACCCGCCCGACTTGCCGCCATCCGTAAGCGACTCGGCTTCAACGAGCACGACGTCTACGCCGTGGGCCGGGTCGCCACCAACAAAGGCTACGACCTGCTCATCCGCTCGCTTCCTTACCTTCGCCAGGTTCTGCCTAAAGCCCGGGTTGTGATCGCTGCGGGGGCCAACTCCGAGCGTGACCGCAAGAAAGTCAATCAGCTCAAGGAGATCGCCAAGGGTGAAGGTGTGGCTCGACATATCAAGTGGCGGGGCTATGTCCCTGATGGTGAGCTGGCCGATCACTACCGCGCCGCCTCGGTCTTCGCCATGTGCTCCCGGTACGAACCCTTCGGGATGACCGCGATCGAGGCCATGGCCTGCGGGACACCGACCGTTGTCACCGTTCATGGCGGTCTCCATGAGGTCATCAACTACGGCACCCACGCCCTGTACGCCGACCCCAAACAACCCTACATGTACGCCGCCGCGCTTGCCTCGCCGATGCTCTACCCGCAACTCGGTCAGCGCCTCTCGATTGAGGGGGCCCGCTTCGCCCGCCGGCAGTTTGGCTGGACCGGTATCGCCAAGCGCACCCTCACAATCTTCAACCGGCTCCTCGGGCGATACGATCGCACCGAGGCTTCGACCACTGAAGAGTAG